A window of the Branchiibius hedensis genome harbors these coding sequences:
- the galE gene encoding UDP-glucose 4-epimerase GalE: MRVLVSGGAGYIGSHTVLALIAGGHDVVIADDFSNSKPAVLPRLEALSGTSIPLYGVDLTDPDKTEQIFVEQPIDAVIHFAGLKAVGESVAKPLEYYRNNLDSTFSLLGAMRRHGVGQLVFSSSATVYGDNAPVPYVETYEPLSAASPYGRTKVMIEHVLSDTARATEGLRIAMLRYFNPVGADASGQIGEDPQGTPNNLMPYIAQVAVGRRPSLTVYGNDYPTADGTCERDYIHVTDLASGHVAALNHLPSMTEPVRAFNLGTGTGTSVLQLLHAFERAVGRELPWEFGPRRPGDLPAYWADPTRAQTELGWHATKTIDDMCADTWRWQSENPNGFPD, translated from the coding sequence ATGCGTGTCCTGGTCTCCGGCGGTGCCGGCTACATCGGCTCCCACACCGTGCTCGCCCTGATCGCAGGCGGCCACGACGTCGTCATCGCCGACGACTTCAGCAACAGCAAACCAGCCGTGCTGCCCCGCCTGGAAGCCCTTTCCGGTACGTCGATCCCGCTGTACGGCGTGGACCTCACCGACCCGGACAAGACCGAGCAGATCTTCGTCGAGCAACCGATCGACGCGGTGATCCACTTCGCCGGGCTCAAAGCGGTCGGTGAATCGGTCGCGAAACCGCTGGAGTACTACCGCAACAACCTCGACTCGACGTTCTCCCTGCTGGGCGCGATGCGTCGGCACGGGGTGGGCCAGTTGGTGTTCTCCTCCTCCGCGACCGTCTACGGCGACAACGCCCCCGTCCCGTACGTCGAGACCTACGAACCGCTGTCCGCCGCCTCCCCATACGGCCGGACCAAGGTCATGATCGAGCACGTGCTCTCGGACACCGCGCGGGCGACCGAGGGCCTGCGGATCGCGATGCTGCGGTACTTCAACCCGGTCGGTGCCGATGCCAGCGGCCAGATCGGGGAGGACCCGCAGGGCACCCCGAACAACCTGATGCCCTACATCGCCCAGGTCGCGGTGGGGCGGCGGCCGTCGTTGACGGTGTACGGCAACGACTACCCGACCGCCGACGGCACCTGCGAGCGCGACTACATCCACGTCACTGATCTGGCCAGCGGTCACGTGGCTGCGTTGAACCACCTGCCGTCGATGACCGAACCGGTGCGGGCGTTCAACCTCGGGACAGGTACCGGCACCTCGGTGCTGCAGTTGCTGCACGCCTTCGAACGCGCCGTCGGCCGGGAGTTGCCGTGGGAGTTCGGTCCCCGGCGCCCGGGTGACCTGCCGGCGTACTGGGCGGATCCGACGCGGGCACAGACCGAGTTGGGCTGGCACGCGACGAAGACCATCGATGACATGTGCGCCGACACGTGGCGCTGGCAGTCGGAGAACCCGAACGGCTTCCCGGACTGA